TCCCCTCCTGCACCAAAGCCTTCTCCACCGGCTACGGCCTGAAGAGCCACCTGCGCACACACACCGGAGAGAAGCCCTACAAGTGTCCAGAGGACATGTGTTACAAAGCCTTCAAAACCTCCGGAGACCTGCAGAAGCACGTCCGCACGCACACAggtaacacacactcacaggtaacacacacacactcacaggtaacacacacgcactcacaggtaacacacacgcactcacacgtaacgcacacacacactcacaggtaacacacactcacaggtaacacacacacactcacaggtaacacacacgcactcacaggtaacacacacgcactcacacgtaacacacacgcactcacacgtaacgcacacacacactcacaggtaacacacgcactcacacgtaacacacgcacacacacactcacaggtaACATACACttacaggtaacacacacacacacactcacaggtaACATACACttacaggtaacacacacacactcacaggtaacacacacgcactcacacgtaacacacgcacacacacactcacaggtaACACACTCACAGGtaacacacgcactcacacgtaacacacacacgcacacacacactcacaggtaACATACACttacaggtaacacacacacactcacaggtaACATACACttacaggtaacacacacacacacactcacaggtaacacacacacactcacaggtaacacacacacacaggtaacacacacacactcacaggtaacacacacactcacaggtaacacacgcactcacacgtaacacacacttacaggtaacacacacacacacacacacacacagctaacaCGCGCACTCTCATGTAGGTCAAATGCACGCAGAtaatgtctgtctctctgtgtactgtgtctctctctctctctctctctctgtctctctctctctgtctctctctctgtctctctctctctctctctgtctctctctctgtctctctctctgtctctctctctctctctctctctctctctctctctctctctctgtctctctctctctctctctctctctctctgtctctctctctctctctctctctctctctctctctctctgtctctctctctctctctctctctctctctctgtctgtctctctgtctgtctctctgtctgtaggCGAGAAGCCGTTTAAGTGTCCATTTGAAGGCTGCGGACGCTCCTTCACCACCTCCAACATCAGGAAGGTCCACATGCGCACGCACACGGGCGAGAGACCGTACCTGTGTCCAGAGCCGGCGTGTGGACGAGGCTTTGCCAGCGCCACCAACTACAAAAACCACATGAGGATACACACGGGTACACACTCCACACGGCACACACACCTCCCTGGTCTGAGAGACAGACACTGACTGACTCATGAGTTCGTAAAGTAGTTATTATTACCTGCAGACTGTAGTTTATAGTGTTCATCACACACTGCGTCTATAATAGACACAGCGTGTAATAATATACAGCGCAGTCAAAACACAGTAGTGGTCGATCATCGTAGAACAGTTGAACACTGTCACTGTCACAAATTTTCCAGCTTGTATTTTGTTAGTTTCTGAGAATAAGAGGCTTTTAAAAAGTGGGTGTGGCCTTAATTTTTGACATGAAAGTAAATGAGAATCGTTTTAATTTTGTATTATGTTTTTGTTAGAAGCACCTcagatattattattttatttattaataaaatttacattattataatacaatTTTAAAGGGTTTctgatttcaaatgaaaacatcatGTTTATATTTCAAGTTGATGTGTTTCTGCGTTGAGGCAGATTTACTGTACGGAGCCCAGCTGATGACATGCTgtatcaataaaaataatgcgtggacatgatctcattcccacaacTTACCATGTTGTAGTCACGCTTTAAGATCTCGCTCCCACACCATACTAGTGTTGGCCAGGACTTAagtatctcattcccatgttttaataagtcgtggccatgtattattattattattattatttatacagtatgatCACCAGCAGGACCCCGTATTACTCTCTATATTGTGATGTAAAAGTTATTAGActataaaaatacatgaaaaacatgttaatgaTGTAAAGAAATGGCACTGTCTGTCtccgtctgtccgtctgtctgtctgtgtgtgtgtgtgtgtgtgtgtgtgtgtgtgtgtgtgtgtgtctctctctccgtggcTCTGTAGGTGAGAAGCCGTATCTGTGTACGGTTCCCGGATGTGGGAAGCGTTTTACGGAATACTCCAGTCTGTATAAACACCACGTCGTTCACACGCACTGCAAACCGTACAGCTGCAACCACTGCGGGAAAACCTACCGACAGACCTCCACGCTCGCCATGCACAAACGCACCGTCCACGGAGACTACGCCGAGGGTACCACACACACCTCACGCTGAGACTCGAGCACCGCCCACACTCAGCGCCGTCACCGCTCAGAACCCACACACTTTATACCGGCAACGTTCAGGCTTTgtgtcactcacacacaagGATTTTTATCAATACTGatattgatactgatactgattaTCGATAGTGATGCTTATCAATACTCTTATTGATGCTACTCCCCATGATTTGGTGCAGAAATCAGATCTGACATGAAAAGATGTGAAAagattctaaataaaaacattacaacCATAATCAAAGCAAAATTAGTTACCCCGGTTATCAGGACGGCTCACGCTAAACTCAATTTATGCTATGCTAGCTACCAAATTTTAACTCGGTACAGTCTCAGTTTACAATTGTAACCTGCCAGGGCGTTAatactgttattattactgttattagcTCAGTATGGACATTTACTGCAGGTAAAAGAGTTTATAACtgtgatggggtgtgtgtgtgtgtgtgtgtgtgtgtgtgtgtgtgtgtgtgtgtgtgtgtgtgtgtgtgtgtagaggcgGAGGCAATAGAGCCTactcagcagcagcagggtGTGTATGCAGAGGGGGCGGATCAGAAGGAGGAGTCTCAGGCTGTCATGGAGACGGATGATGTCATTAGCTCTCAGGTAGTGTCAATCATACATGGGCGGAGAAACGAATCCGTGTTCCTAAGCGCGCTCCAAATGTCTTGAATGCAGCCTGTGTAGGGCACTTAGAAAGGAGCTCACTACGGCCCTGTCCCATTCCTTCTTTacaccccttgttttcgagtgttgccccttgttcctgagctacagggctgtggttgagatcttcctctgaaatgagaccctctaataaaagagcatcacttcattaacagctactagcgccgctctgtaggcgaccctgcccgtctgcagggacagcagaggaggggaaagttcagctcctcactgctgggctttagttacatttagggatcagacgccttcaaagaggggggcagttatttattatcacccccctaattcttcagtgatatgaagctgaggtcagagattctccagattctcattagaattttcccgttccaccttaaatggagcagcagttctgatgcctgaggccccagaatgtaattgctggactatttaaggtggaacgggaaattttaTACtactggtgatttttttttatgcttgctatgaagaaaaagaccagaGCAACACACTTTCAGTACTTTCTATCAGCCAAAGTCACAATCTGTAAAATTCTGTTCAGGCCAGCTTTGTACATCTGTGTGCGAATATTTGGGCACACACCCTCTGTGTCATGTTGACGTGTTTTCTATATGATGCAAACaagatgatgataataataacaatcgTGCAGTTTTACTCATTTTAGCCTCATTTAGTTTCCTTTTTGGCTGCCTGTGTGTTACAGGTCAATCTGACCGCTGAAGATCTGCAGGCTCTGACTGCTGGCATCACCATGGTGACGCAGGACGGCACCACCATCACCGTGCCCGCCCACCAGGGCATCCTGAGCGGCAGGCAGCAGCACGTCGCCATGGTTACACAAGACGGCAAGGAGCTGCAGCAGGTGGGCTTTCACTCTGCTTTCATTTACATGTTTACCGCTGCTTAGATTCAGTTGCATTAGACTTGATTAGAGATTAGATTTATATAAACAATGAGCAAAATATTGTGCagaagtataataataataataataataatagtaataatttcAAACAGCTAATGAATACCCATTCTGCTCTCTTTCTGGCCCTCAGGTTGCTATAGTAACATCAGATGCCATCATGTCAGCCGGGTCAGGGATCAGCTCTCCTCATTGTCAGCAGGTGGCGCTGTTGGCCACGGCAAACGGCACACAGATAGCAGTGCAGGTTCGTGCTTCACCTGAACGTTAGTGCGCAGGCAGACGCCGCAGCACGTTATTCAGCACCTGTCAGCTGAAGATGATGTCGTTACTATGAGCTGAATAATCTGTAGTGATAACTGTATTTTGCACGGATTGCATGCCCTTTCTTCTGGACAAGCTAGTTCATTTTACTGTCCACTAAGGGGAGTAGACCCCACGTCCAGAAGTTTCTTTGTTATGATTGTTATACGTTATAATCTTTCCATGTGGCGTTCCGGGTATGGATGTGTTCCTAATGAGCTAATTTGTTGGTAAAGTCTGTAATTTGGTGCGgtctatataggtgcactttgtagttctacaattacagactgtatagacattctcagcactgcagtaacactgatgtccagcagcactgctgtgtctgatccactcagaccagcgcaacacacactaacacaccaccaccacatcagtgttactgcagtgctgagaattcccctccacccaaacagtacctgctctgtgagggtccatgcaCTTTGGACCAGACTGTCCCAGTTTGACAGGTGTGGTGTGAAtagttattgtttttgttgttgttattactgttgatcagctggaggagcagcagACATTAGAAGAAGCAATAAGCATGGCCACTGCAACTATACAGCAAGGACTGACCCAGGATCAGCCAGAAGCCTGACCACAACacccacagaactgacctagAATCAGCCAGAAGCCTGACCACAGCATCCATAAACCCTGACCCAGGATCAGCCAGAAGCCTGACCACAACACCCACAGAACTGACCGAGAATCAGCCAGAAGCCTGACCACAGCATCCATAAACCCTGACCCAGGATCAGCCAGAAGCCTGACCACAACacccacagaactgacctagAATCAGCCAGAAGCCTGACCACAGCATCCATAAACCCTGACCCAGGATCAGCCAGAAGCCTGACCACAACacccacagaactgacctagAATCAGCCAGAAGCCTGACCACAGCATCCATAAACCCTAACCCAGGATCAGCCAGAAGCCTTACCACAGCATCCATAAACCCTGACCGAGGATCAGCTAGAAGCCTGACCACAGCATCCATAAACCCTGACCGAGGATCAGCCAGAAGCCTGACCACAGCATCCATAAACCCTGACCGAGGATCAGCCAGAAGCCTGACCACAGCATCCATAAACCCTGACCGAGGATCAGCCAGAAGCCTGA
This genomic interval from Pygocentrus nattereri isolate fPygNat1 chromosome 21, fPygNat1.pri, whole genome shotgun sequence contains the following:
- the znf76 gene encoding zinc finger protein 76, which translates into the protein MESLGLQAVALSDGSTAFIQQALSETNLAEGDTIQLEDGTTAYIQQVTVQQKDPLPFEDGQAVQLEDGTTAYIHRTPKDGFDPGAVEAVQLEDGSTAYIHHPSALQPGGTILTVQAGGVLEELTADPDTISTLENYSARLTGSKVEMDENSSGANGVKAWSSCKTPQGEKSFQCGYEGCGRLYTTAHHLKVHERSHTGDRPYRCEIPSCTKAFSTGYGLKSHLRTHTGEKPYKCPEDMCYKAFKTSGDLQKHVRTHTGEKPFKCPFEGCGRSFTTSNIRKVHMRTHTGERPYLCPEPACGRGFASATNYKNHMRIHTGEKPYLCTVPGCGKRFTEYSSLYKHHVVHTHCKPYSCNHCGKTYRQTSTLAMHKRTVHGDYAEEAEAIEPTQQQQGVYAEGADQKEESQAVMETDDVISSQVNLTAEDLQALTAGITMVTQDGTTITVPAHQGILSGRQQHVAMVTQDGKELQQVAIVTSDAIMSAGSGISSPHCQQVALLATANGTQIAVQLEEQQTLEEAISMATATIQQGLTQDQPEA